Genomic segment of Rhodococcus sp. W8901:
CGACGCTGTGGCCGATCGGATCCAGCGTGATCGGCAGCGTGGTCAGCCGGGCGTCGTCCCGGGGGATCAGGCTCGGGAGCACCGCCACCATATCGGTCTCGAGCAGCAGCTGGCGCACCGTCAGGAACGACGTGGCCTCCACCCGGTTCTCCGGGAGGGAGAGGCTGTTCCGGGCGAAGAACTCCTCGAGCTCCCGACGCAGCGCGGTTTCCACCCCGGGCAGGATCCACGGGTACTGGGTGAGATCGCTCAGTCGGATGTCATCGCGACCCGCGAGTGGATGTCCCACGCGCGTCACGAGTTCCACCGACTCGGCGTACAACGTGCGCCGCACCGCCATCTCGTCGGTGGGGGAGGTGAGCCTGCCGACGATGAGATCGATACGCCCGGACTGCAGTTCGGTCAGCAGCATCTCCGGCGTGCCCTCGCGCACGATCACCGTCAGCAGCGGTCGCTCGTTCTTCAGTCTGGCGATCGCACCGGGCAGCAGCACGTTCGAACCCGCGAGATGTGTTCCGACGACAACGGTTCCGCGGTCGGCGTCCGCAAGCTCGACGACGTGCCGGCCGGCCTGGGTCAGTTGCGCGATGACCGCTCGGGCGTGCGCCGTGAACGCCTCGCCGAAGATGGTCGGGGTGATTCCCCGTGGGCCGCGGTCGTACAGGGACACACCGAGAATCGACTCGAGATCGTGCAGGCTGCGCGTCGCGACGGGTTGCGTGACGTGGAGTGCCGCGGCCGCGGCGACGACGCTGCCCTGACTGGTCAGCGCGTCGACGAGGAGCAGGTGGCGGAGCTTGAGGCGCCCGTCCAGCAGTTTGGGCATGTCCATGGTGGAATCCTAGCGACGACCGCATCCGACGTATACCGTCAGCGGTTTGGCGGTTGCGATGCGCAACTGTACTGCGGCGAGGCGGATTTCGAGGTCTCGGTGGTGCAGCGCCCTCAGGACGTGTGCTCGAGGCCCGCGAACAGCCCGAGCAGTGCGGTACTCAGAGCCGACGCGGGATCGGCGAGATCGAGGAACACGTCGTAATGATTACGGTCCGGGATCACCAGGAGTTCGCTCTCGGATCGACGGGCCCACGCGCTGTGGAACCTCCGACTCTGGGCGAGGAACCCGACGCCGTCGTGCTCGGCCACGGCGACCACCGCCCGCGGACCGACCCGGTCGGTCTGCAACATCGGGCTCAGCGCACTCGCCCGTGGGGTGTCGAGGCTCAACCACTCGTTCGCGAACGAGTTCACGAGTGGCCGGATGTCGAACAGTCCGCTGATCGGCATCGCCGCGCGGACCACGTCGTCCGGCAGACCGAGCGGATCCTGCCAGCCGGGGACCATCGTGGTGGCGGTCAGGTGGCCGCCCGCGGAGCTGCCGCCCACCACGATGCGGTTCGGGTCCAGTCCGTGCTCCGCGCCGTGGTGGTACACCCACGCGACCGCCGCTCGCACCTGCCGGACGATCTCCTCGAGCGGGGTGTCGGGGGCGAGGCCGTAGTCGACCGCGACGGTGGCGATGCCGGCGGCGTCGAGCATGCGCGCCATGAACGCGGTGTGGTGCCGCGACAGCGCCCGCCAGTACCCGCCGTGGATCGCCACGAACACCGGTCGCAGCCCGGTCCCCGTTCCCCAGACATCGAGGCGCTCGAGGCTGTCGGGGTCGTAGCGCAGATCCTGGCACCCGTCGAGCCCGTCGACGGCCTCGCGCGAGCGCTGCCGATACTCCTCGATCGTGGCATCGAACAGTTCGGCGGAGACGGTGTTGCGGACGTTGTAGTCCGCATCGATCTGCGGGTCGGTCATCCTCCCATCCTCTGGGGCGAAGCGAATGCCTGTCGAATGCGAAATCCGGGCAGAGGTATGACCGTGCAGCTATGGCTACTCGACCACAGAAACGACGAAGCCGCCCGGCCCCGGATGGGGACAGGCGGCTTCGGGTCGTTCGGTGCCGGTCGCTCGCGCGATCAGCGAGCGCGGCGCGCCAGACGCTCCGAGTCGGAGATCAGGACGCTCTTGCCCTCGAGCCGCAGCCAGCCGCGGTGCGCGAAGTCGGCCAGGGCCTTGTTCACGGTTTCGCGGGAGGCGCCGACGAGCTGGGCGATCTCTTCCTGCGTGAGGTCGTGCGTCACGCGGAGCGAGCCGGCCTCCTGGGTGCCGAAGCGCTGCGCGAGCTGCAGCAGTGCCTTGGCGACACGACCCGGGACGTCGGTGAAGATCAGGTCCGCGAGGTTGTTGTTGGTCCGGCGCAGGCGACGCGCGAGAACACGCAGCAGCTGCTCCGCGATCTCCGGGCGCTGGTCGATCCACGACTTCAGAGCGTCGCGGTCCATGCTCACGGCGCGAACCTCGGTGACCGTGGTCGCGGTCGACGTACGCGGACCCGGGTCGAAGATCGACAGCTCGCCGAACATGTCCGACGGACCCATGATCGTCAGCAGGTTCTCGCGGCCGTCCGGCGAACGGCGGCCGAGCTTCACCTTGCCGGAGACGATGATGTACAGACGATCGCCGGGCTCACCCTCGTTGAAGATGACGTGCCCGCGCGGGAAATCGACGGGCTGAAGCTGCTTGACCAGCGCAGCCACCGCCGAGGGCTCGACTCCTTGGAAGATGCCGGCTCTGGCCAGGACCTCGTCCACGTGCGCTCCTTTGGAAAAATCTGTTCATCAATGCAAGTTGCTGCACGTCGACTGAGGTCTCATGCAACGAGTACGAGAAGAAAGTCTACTTGGCATCGCTGTGGGACGAGTCACGGACACCACGTAGAGTTCTACAACTTTGCGAAAATCCCTCCCCGGACTGTTCGAGGAAGACACTCGAGGCCGATCGAATCGGCCGGCCGGCGCGCGGGATCAGCTGGCGCGGCGGGTGCTCTCGGGGTTTTCCAGGTCGTCCGTGTCGTCGGCGATCTCGGTCTGACCACCCTTCTTCCGGCGACGGTGGAAACGGGCCAGCGCGTGGGGGAATCCCTCGTTGGCCAGGGTCGCCACCTCGTCCTGGCTGGCCTGGTCGAGGAACTCCTCGACCTCCTGCTCGCGGACGGTGAGACGCCGAAGTCGGAACTCGACACGCTCCATCGCCAGCGCGAACAACATGAGCAGCACCGGGAACAGCACCACAGCCAGACCTTGCATACCGGGAAGTAAACACTGCGAAGGTCTCAGAATCGACACAGTCCGGAATCCGATCGGACGCCGGGTCCGTAGAGTTGTCGAGGTGCATGCGACCTCAGGAGACGACCCGAATCAGGGTGCGGGTGCCGCCGCGACAGGCGAGTCCCGGCTCGCGCTCGTGCGCCGGGCACGGCGGATGAACCGCCGCCTGAAGGTGGCGTTTCCGCACGTCTACTGCGAGCTCGACTTCACGACGCCGCTCGAGCTCACGGTCGCGACGATCCTGTCGGCCCAGTGCACCGATGTGCGCGTCAACCAGGTCACTCCGGCATTGTTCGCGCGCTACCCGGACGCCCGCGCCTACGCGGAGGCCGACCGGACCGAGCTCGAGGAGTACATCCGGTCGACCGGTTTCTATCGCAACAAGGCGAACTCGATCATCGGCCTCGGGCAGGCTCTGCTCGAGCGCTACGACGGCGAGGTGCCCGGCAAGTTGAAGGACCTCGTGGCGCTGCCCGGGATCGGTCGCAAGACGGCGAACGTCGTCCTCGGGAACGCGTTCGGCGTGCCCGGAATCACAGTCGATACGCACTTCGGGCGGCTCGTCCGGCGCTGGAAGTGGACCGAGGAGACCGACCCGGTCAAGGTCGAGCACGCGGTCGGGGCACTCATCGAACGCAAGGAGTGGACCGACCTGTCGCACCGGGTGATCTTCCACGGTCGCCGGGTCTGTCATTCGCGCAAGCCCGCGTGCGGTGTGTGCGTGCTCGCGAAGGACTGCCCGTCCTTCGGTGCCGGGCCCACGGATCCGGTTGCGGCGGCCGCGCTCGTGAAGGGCCCGGAGACCGAGCACCTTCTCGAACTGGCAGGCATGTGAGCGGTATGCGGATCTCGAATGCCGCGCGGTGGAGCCTGGCCGCGCTCGTGGTGGTGGCGGCGCTCGTCGTGGCGATCTGGCCGCGCGGCGACAGCGACGAACAGGAGATCGGGGACTACCCTGGTGCGGGCCGCTCGACGTCGCAGCAGGAGCGTCGGGCTTCGGACTCGCCCGAGGCCCTGGCCCCGCTGCGGGCTGAGGCCGCACTCGCACCGTGCCCCATGGCCGCCGGCCCCGCACCCGACGGTTCCGTGTTGACGGGCATCACGCTCGAGTGCCTCGGCGACGGCACCCGAGTCGACCTCGGTGCCGCGCTCGCGGGCAAGCCGGTGTTGCTGAACATCTGGGCCTACTGGTGCGGGCCGTGCCGGGAGGAACTGCCGTATCTCCAGCAATATGCGGACCGTGCGGGCGACGCGGTTACCGTTCTGACGGTGCACACCGATTCCAACGAGGCCAACGCGCTCGCCCGACTCGCCGAGTACGACGTGCACCTGCCCGGCGTCCAGGACGGTGCGGTGCGGGTGCAGGCGGCCGTCGGGTCGCCCGCTGTGCTGCCGGTGTCCGTGCTGATCCGTCCGGACGGCACCGTCGCGAAGATCCTGCCGCAGCCGTTCCGGAGCGTCGACGAGATCGCCGACGTCGTCCAGCAGTATCTCGGCGTCGCCGCATGAGCCTCTACCCGCAGTCCGGCGGGGCTCCCGAATGGCTGCGCGCGGTGACGAGCACCCTCCCCGCCGACCCCAACCGCGTCAACCCGGTGCTGAACCGACGGTCGCCGACGGGCGCCAGGGTGCGGCCCGCCGCGGTACTGGTGCTGTTCGGCGGCTCGCACGAGTCCGATCCGCTCGCCATCGGCGGGCTGCCCGCCGACGCCGACGTCCTGCTCACCCAGCGCGCATCGACGATGCGGCAGCACAGCGGGCAGGTCGCATTCCCCGGCGGTGCAGCCGACCCGGAGGACGACGGTCCCGTCGACACCGCGCTCCGGGAGGCGGAGGAAGAGACCGGCCTGGTGCGCAGCGGCGTCCAACCGCTCGCGACGCTGCCCGAGATCTTCATCCCGCCGTCCGGGTTCGACGTCACTCCCGTGCTCGCGTACTGGCGCGACCCCAGCCCGGTCGGCGTCGTGGACCCCGCCGAGGCCGAGCGGGTGGTGCGGGTCCCGCTGCGGGAGCTGATCGACCCGGACAACCGGTTCCAGGTCCGGCACCGCGCCGGCTACCAGGGCCCCGCGTTCGAGGTGGACGGAATGCTCGTGTGGGGATTCACCGCGGGCGTGCTCGCCGGGCTCCTGGCCGTGTCCGGCTGGGAACTCGAATGGGACCACCGCGACATCCGAGACCTCGATGCCACGCTCACCCAGGTGGACAGCGGACTGGAGAACACCGAACCCGGACACCTGCGTCCGGGTCGAGGAATGGGGGAGCGTTGAGCGGATCGGGTTGGATCGATCTGGCCGTGATCCTGGTGGCGCTGCTCGCGGCGTCGTCGGGGTGGCGGCAGGGTGCGGTCGCGTCGGCGCTCGCGTTCCTCGGGGTCGTGCTCGGTGCCGTCGCCGGCATCCTCATCGCACCGCACGTCCTGGTCCACGTGGACGAGGGCCGGATGCGGGTCCTCGCCGGCATCGCGCTGATCGTCGCGCTGGTCGTGATCGGCGAGGTCGCGGGCATGGTGCTGGGGCGGGCGGCCCGCAGCGGCATTCACAGCCCGGTGGCTCGGTCGGTGGACAGTTTCGTCGGCGCAGGACTGCAGTTGACCGCGGTGCTGGTTGCCGCCTGGCTGCTCGCGATCCCGCTCACCTCGTCGACCCAGGCCAATGTGGCCGGCGCGGTCCGCGGATCCAAGGTGCTCACCGCCGTCGACGACGTCGCCCCCGACTGGCTACGCCAGGTGCCCAGCGAGTTTTCGGCACTGCTCGACACCTCCGGACTTCCCGACGTCATCGGTCCGTTCGGCCGCACGCCGATCACGAACGTCGAGCCGCCGGACCCGAGTGTGCTCGCGAGCCCGGTGGCGCAGCGGCTGCAGTCGAGTGTCCTGCGGATTCGCGGCGTCGCACCGAGTTGTCAGAAGGCGCTCGAAGGCTCCGGATTCGTGGTGGGACCTGAGCGCGTCATGACCAACGCCCACGTCGTCGCCGGGACGTCGGCGGTCACCGTCGACACCGCCGACGGGCCGCTCGACGCCCGCGTCGTGGTGTTCGATCCGGCCGTGGACGTCGCCGTCCTCGACGTGCCGGGGCTGCGGGCCACGCCACTCACCTTCGCCCCCGAGCAGGCGCGGACCGGTGACAGTGCCATCGTCCTCGGCTACCCGGGCGGTGGGCCCTACACCGCCAGCGCTGCACGCATCCGTGAGGTTCTGGACCTGCGCGGCCCGGACATCTACCGGTCCGGCACGGTCGAGCGTGAGGTCTACACCGTGCGCGGGTCGATCCGTCAGGGCAACTCGGGTGGCCCGCTGGTCGATGAGAAGGGGCAGGTCCTGGGTGTGGTGTTCGGTGCCGCCGTCGACGACAGCGACACCGGGTTCGTGCTCACCGCCGATGAGGTCTCCCGTCAGCTCGACCTGGCCGGCCAGTCCACGGAAACGGTCGGGACCGGGGTGTGCATCGTCTGAGTCCGGGTGGCCTGTGCCGCCCGGGCTCAGCGTGAGGCGAGCGCGAACCGCGTCAGTTCCGCGGTGACCTCGTCGGGGGACTCCTGGTGTGCGAAGTGGCCGGCGCCCGCGATCCGGTGCAGTTGCTGTCCCGGCGCGTGCGCGGTGGACTGCTCGACGGTCCTCGCGAGGACGTAGCGGTCCAGCGTGCCGTGGATCTGCAGGACCGGGATCTGAACCTGCTTGTCCATCGCCGTCATGAAGCGGTGGCCGTCCGGGCGGAACTGGCTGCGGAACGCCCACCGCTGGTACTCCAGCGCCGAGTGCGCGACCCGGGGAATCTGGATCGCCGACCGGAGCCGGTTCGCCACGTCGGCGAACTGCTCCGACTGCGGCCACGCCGGACCGGATCGGGCGCGCAGGAGGCGTTCGACCTCGGCGCCGTCGTCGCGGACCAGTCGTCGCTCCGGCCGCCACGGCACCTGGTAATCGAGGAACGTCGGCAGCAGCGCGGACCGCTGTCGGCGGTCCTTCAGAACGGACTGCTTGAGCGCGATCGGGTGCGGCGAGCTGATCAGACCGATCGACCGCACGAGCCGCGGGTGCAGCAGTGTGGTCGCCCAGCAGACAAGTCCGCCGTCGGCGTGGCCGATGAGGGTGGCGTCG
This window contains:
- a CDS encoding LysR substrate-binding domain-containing protein — its product is MDMPKLLDGRLKLRHLLLVDALTSQGSVVAAAAALHVTQPVATRSLHDLESILGVSLYDRGPRGITPTIFGEAFTAHARAVIAQLTQAGRHVVELADADRGTVVVGTHLAGSNVLLPGAIARLKNERPLLTVIVREGTPEMLLTELQSGRIDLIVGRLTSPTDEMAVRRTLYAESVELVTRVGHPLAGRDDIRLSDLTQYPWILPGVETALRRELEEFFARNSLSLPENRVEATSFLTVRQLLLETDMVAVLPSLIPRDDARLTTLPITLDPIGHSVGVTLSAGRTLSPSAAALVDFLAEFAAEIAPQRG
- a CDS encoding alpha/beta hydrolase produces the protein MTDPQIDADYNVRNTVSAELFDATIEEYRQRSREAVDGLDGCQDLRYDPDSLERLDVWGTGTGLRPVFVAIHGGYWRALSRHHTAFMARMLDAAGIATVAVDYGLAPDTPLEEIVRQVRAAVAWVYHHGAEHGLDPNRIVVGGSSAGGHLTATTMVPGWQDPLGLPDDVVRAAMPISGLFDIRPLVNSFANEWLSLDTPRASALSPMLQTDRVGPRAVVAVAEHDGVGFLAQSRRFHSAWARRSESELLVIPDRNHYDVFLDLADPASALSTALLGLFAGLEHTS
- a CDS encoding Crp/Fnr family transcriptional regulator — encoded protein: MDEVLARAGIFQGVEPSAVAALVKQLQPVDFPRGHVIFNEGEPGDRLYIIVSGKVKLGRRSPDGRENLLTIMGPSDMFGELSIFDPGPRTSTATTVTEVRAVSMDRDALKSWIDQRPEIAEQLLRVLARRLRRTNNNLADLIFTDVPGRVAKALLQLAQRFGTQEAGSLRVTHDLTQEEIAQLVGASRETVNKALADFAHRGWLRLEGKSVLISDSERLARRAR
- the nth gene encoding endonuclease III, coding for MNRRLKVAFPHVYCELDFTTPLELTVATILSAQCTDVRVNQVTPALFARYPDARAYAEADRTELEEYIRSTGFYRNKANSIIGLGQALLERYDGEVPGKLKDLVALPGIGRKTANVVLGNAFGVPGITVDTHFGRLVRRWKWTEETDPVKVEHAVGALIERKEWTDLSHRVIFHGRRVCHSRKPACGVCVLAKDCPSFGAGPTDPVAAAALVKGPETEHLLELAGM
- a CDS encoding TlpA family protein disulfide reductase, with product MRISNAARWSLAALVVVAALVVAIWPRGDSDEQEIGDYPGAGRSTSQQERRASDSPEALAPLRAEAALAPCPMAAGPAPDGSVLTGITLECLGDGTRVDLGAALAGKPVLLNIWAYWCGPCREELPYLQQYADRAGDAVTVLTVHTDSNEANALARLAEYDVHLPGVQDGAVRVQAAVGSPAVLPVSVLIRPDGTVAKILPQPFRSVDEIADVVQQYLGVAA
- a CDS encoding NUDIX hydrolase — its product is MSLYPQSGGAPEWLRAVTSTLPADPNRVNPVLNRRSPTGARVRPAAVLVLFGGSHESDPLAIGGLPADADVLLTQRASTMRQHSGQVAFPGGAADPEDDGPVDTALREAEEETGLVRSGVQPLATLPEIFIPPSGFDVTPVLAYWRDPSPVGVVDPAEAERVVRVPLRELIDPDNRFQVRHRAGYQGPAFEVDGMLVWGFTAGVLAGLLAVSGWELEWDHRDIRDLDATLTQVDSGLENTEPGHLRPGRGMGER
- the marP gene encoding acid resistance serine protease MarP; this translates as MSGSGWIDLAVILVALLAASSGWRQGAVASALAFLGVVLGAVAGILIAPHVLVHVDEGRMRVLAGIALIVALVVIGEVAGMVLGRAARSGIHSPVARSVDSFVGAGLQLTAVLVAAWLLAIPLTSSTQANVAGAVRGSKVLTAVDDVAPDWLRQVPSEFSALLDTSGLPDVIGPFGRTPITNVEPPDPSVLASPVAQRLQSSVLRIRGVAPSCQKALEGSGFVVGPERVMTNAHVVAGTSAVTVDTADGPLDARVVVFDPAVDVAVLDVPGLRATPLTFAPEQARTGDSAIVLGYPGGGPYTASAARIREVLDLRGPDIYRSGTVEREVYTVRGSIRQGNSGGPLVDEKGQVLGVVFGAAVDDSDTGFVLTADEVSRQLDLAGQSTETVGTGVCIV
- a CDS encoding alpha/beta fold hydrolase — protein: MTQPDPSTVRFDGPWTHRDIHANGIRIHTAETGPARPDAPLVVLLHGFADFWWTWRHQLPALADAGFRTVAVDLRGYGDTDTPPRGYDGWTLAGDIAGLIRAMGHTDATLIGHADGGLVCWATTLLHPRLVRSIGLISSPHPIALKQSVLKDRRQRSALLPTFLDYQVPWRPERRLVRDDGAEVERLLRARSGPAWPQSEQFADVANRLRSAIQIPRVAHSALEYQRWAFRSQFRPDGHRFMTAMDKQVQIPVLQIHGTLDRYVLARTVEQSTAHAPGQQLHRIAGAGHFAHQESPDEVTAELTRFALASR